In the Bacteroidota bacterium genome, ATCATTTTTCATGGGATTTATTAGTTATACTTTCGCAATCAGAAACAAATAACCCAAAAGCGATGAAAAAAATTTTACTTGCCCTCATTGGCCTCACAGCATGCACAGCGGATCTAACCGCACAAACCGATGGAACCTTAACTTGCACTTTTACGCAGGTTGCTAAAACTCCCGGATATTCCGGAACTAAAAATGTAATGGCTGTTTGGATTCAATCCAATGCCGGTACTTTTATCAAAACTAAAAGAAGAAATGTGGGCAGCTCTACCAAAGATCACTTGCCTACTTGGTCGGTAAATGCAGGCGGAACAGCAGGAAATGCTACTTCTGCAAATTGTAACATTACCGATGCAACTACCGGCGCCACTTTAAGCAGTTTCGCAACCCGCACCATTACCTGGGACGGAAAAGGGGTTAACGGTGCAGTAAATGGAACAACAGTTGCCGATGGAGTGTATAAAGTAACGATTCAATCTACTTGGAATCACGGAACCAGCGGCACTATCACCAAATCATTTACCTTTACCAAAGGACC is a window encoding:
- a CDS encoding T9SS type A sorting domain-containing protein, coding for MKKILLALIGLTACTADLTAQTDGTLTCTFTQVAKTPGYSGTKNVMAVWIQSNAGTFIKTKRRNVGSSTKDHLPTWSVNAGGTAGNATSANCNITDATTGATLSSFATRTITWDGKGVNGAVNGTTVADGVYKVTIQSTWNHGTSGTITKSFTFTKGPNPDHQTPTNDTYFTNVVLDWIPNTLGVQSLVDNQEIKIYPNPANEGIVNVSYETANNIRVSNMLGVIIYDEKVDESVSGIKTIDLTNFANGVYFVTILNGEKSTQRKVILNK